One window from the genome of Magnolia sinica isolate HGM2019 chromosome 4, MsV1, whole genome shotgun sequence encodes:
- the LOC131242614 gene encoding uncharacterized protein LOC131242614 isoform X2 yields MPIEMPKGIPFSVDTWTPNSKRKRYHFLTHAHKDHCVGISHHSSFPIYSTHLTKTLLLHQFPHIDDSLFIEIEVGQSVVIDDPDGAFSVSAFDANHCPGDCRLTADCLQNLPMKYISKKGRETKGSLDYLFLDCTFASCSLHFPSNYSAIRQVINCIWKHPNAPVVYLACDLLGQEDILVEISRTFGSKIYVDETKNAECFHALTLTAPHILSPDASSRFQIFEGFPKLYERAEAKFKEAWSNLQPEPLFIRPSVQWYACEEPSDTEKQSKMRFKGAERDKFGVWHVCYSMHSSKEELEWALQLLQPKRVISTTPPCRAMELDYVRNHCFNNEVTADDPIWKLLNINTKESSLSRASAISDVSLNVIATSSKVGSTPCSAECNQSPPAKSTNNVRLCLNLSPVSNRRPITLFGRARLGLQDFNMLQEGKNSGSIDTYLSQIATNKTVEELSSVKEDTVTELQFEKSRDITSLGRANPGPQDFNPLHEENRTVSDISWAVSNKTVEGLSSSQKESSTEALYEESKDGREMGVVKSTSGMVSSWSFNSSLRKLYRMMNVPVPRPLPSLVELMGPSKRAKISSMKERELQL; encoded by the exons atgcCAATAGAGATGCCGAAAGGTATCCCATTCTCGGTAGACACGTGGACTCCTAATTCAAAGAGGAAGCGTTACCATTTCCTCACTCACGCCCACAAAGACCATTGCGTCGGAATCTCCCATCATTCTTCTTTCCcaatctactccacccatctgaccaAAACCCTCCTTCTTCATCAATtcccacac ATCGACGATTCTCTTTTTATCGAAATTGAAGTGGGCCAATCGGTGGTCATCGACGATCCTGATGGTGCTTTCTCCGTGTCAGCTTTCGACGCCAACCACTGCCCAG GAGATTGCAGGCTCACTGCCGACTGCCTGCAAAATTTACCTATGAAATACATATCCAAGAAAGGAAGAGAGACTAAGGGTTCCCTTGACTACCTATTCCTGGACTGCACGTTTGCCAGCTGCTCTCTACATTTCCCAAGCAATTATTCAGCAATCCGACAG GTGATCAATTGCATATGGAAGCACCCAAATGCCCCGGTTGTGTATCTGGCCTGTGATCTTCTTGGCCAGGAAGACATACTTGTGGAAATATCTAGAACATTCGGATccaagatatatgttgatgagaCCAAAAATGCCGAATGCTTCCATGCTCTTACACTCACAGCTCCACACATTCTGTCCCCAGATGCATCTTCTCGTTTCCAG ATATTTGAAGGATTTCCCAAACTTTATGAAAGAGCAGAAGCAAAATTTAAAGAGGCTTGGTCAAATCTTCAACCAGAGCCCCTCTTTATCCGCCCATCTGTGCAATGGTATGCATGTGAAGAGCCTTCAGATACAGAAAAGCAAAGTAAGATGAGATTTAAGGGAGCGGAGAGAGACAAGTTTGGTGTTTGGCATGTCTGTTACTCAATGCATTCATCCAAAGAAGAGTTGGAATGGGCTTTGCAACTTCTCCAACCCAAGCGGGTCATCTCTACAACTCCCCCTTGCAGGGCTATGGAGCTTGATTATGTCAGAAATCACTGTTTCAACAATGAAGTAACAGCTGATGATCCTATATGGAAATTACTGAACATTAATACCAAAGAGTCTTCTTTGTCGCGAGCTTCTGCAATTTCAGATGTTTCACTGAATGTTATCGCTACTTcttcaaaggtggggtccacaccttgtTCTGCAGAGTGCAACCAGTCACCCCCAGCAAAATCCACAAACAATGTCAGGTTATGCTTGAATTTGTCTCCTGTATCCAACAGAAGACCCATTACATTGTTTGGAAGAGCAAGACTCGGCCTTCAAGATTTTAACATGTTGCAAGAAGGGAAGAATAGTGGGTCCATTGACACTTATCTTTCACAGATTGCTACGAATAAGACAGTGGAAGAATTATCATCCGTTAAGGAGGATACTGTTACTGAATTGCAGTTTGAGAAATCAAGAGATATTACGTCGTTGGGGAGGGCGAATCCTGGTCCTCAAGATTTCAACCCATTGCATGAAGAGAATAGAACTGTATCTGATATTTCATGGGCCGTGTCCAATAAAACAGTGGAGGGATTATCATCCTCTCAAAAGGAGAGCAGTACTGAAGCATTGTATGAGGAATCAAAAGAtggtagggagatgggtgtcGTGAAGAGTACTTCTGGCATGGTGTCATCATGGAGTTTCAATTCAAGCTTAAGGAAGCTTTACAGGATGATGAATGTCCCAGTGCCTCGGCCTCTTCCCTCGTTGGTGGAACTTATGGGACCCAGTAAACGAGCCAAGATAAGCTCCATGAAAGAGAGGGAACTTCAGTTGTAG
- the LOC131242614 gene encoding uncharacterized protein LOC131242614 isoform X1, protein MPIEMPKGIPFSVDTWTPNSKRKRYHFLTHAHKDHCVGISHHSSFPIYSTHLTKTLLLHQFPHIDDSLFIEIEVGQSVVIDDPDGAFSVSAFDANHCPGAVMFLFEGSFGNILHTGDCRLTADCLQNLPMKYISKKGRETKGSLDYLFLDCTFASCSLHFPSNYSAIRQVINCIWKHPNAPVVYLACDLLGQEDILVEISRTFGSKIYVDETKNAECFHALTLTAPHILSPDASSRFQIFEGFPKLYERAEAKFKEAWSNLQPEPLFIRPSVQWYACEEPSDTEKQSKMRFKGAERDKFGVWHVCYSMHSSKEELEWALQLLQPKRVISTTPPCRAMELDYVRNHCFNNEVTADDPIWKLLNINTKESSLSRASAISDVSLNVIATSSKVGSTPCSAECNQSPPAKSTNNVRLCLNLSPVSNRRPITLFGRARLGLQDFNMLQEGKNSGSIDTYLSQIATNKTVEELSSVKEDTVTELQFEKSRDITSLGRANPGPQDFNPLHEENRTVSDISWAVSNKTVEGLSSSQKESSTEALYEESKDGREMGVVKSTSGMVSSWSFNSSLRKLYRMMNVPVPRPLPSLVELMGPSKRAKISSMKERELQL, encoded by the exons atgcCAATAGAGATGCCGAAAGGTATCCCATTCTCGGTAGACACGTGGACTCCTAATTCAAAGAGGAAGCGTTACCATTTCCTCACTCACGCCCACAAAGACCATTGCGTCGGAATCTCCCATCATTCTTCTTTCCcaatctactccacccatctgaccaAAACCCTCCTTCTTCATCAATtcccacac ATCGACGATTCTCTTTTTATCGAAATTGAAGTGGGCCAATCGGTGGTCATCGACGATCCTGATGGTGCTTTCTCCGTGTCAGCTTTCGACGCCAACCACTGCCCAG GAGCAGTCATGTTCTTGTTTGAAGGCAGCTTTGGCAATATTCTGCATACAGGAGATTGCAGGCTCACTGCCGACTGCCTGCAAAATTTACCTATGAAATACATATCCAAGAAAGGAAGAGAGACTAAGGGTTCCCTTGACTACCTATTCCTGGACTGCACGTTTGCCAGCTGCTCTCTACATTTCCCAAGCAATTATTCAGCAATCCGACAG GTGATCAATTGCATATGGAAGCACCCAAATGCCCCGGTTGTGTATCTGGCCTGTGATCTTCTTGGCCAGGAAGACATACTTGTGGAAATATCTAGAACATTCGGATccaagatatatgttgatgagaCCAAAAATGCCGAATGCTTCCATGCTCTTACACTCACAGCTCCACACATTCTGTCCCCAGATGCATCTTCTCGTTTCCAG ATATTTGAAGGATTTCCCAAACTTTATGAAAGAGCAGAAGCAAAATTTAAAGAGGCTTGGTCAAATCTTCAACCAGAGCCCCTCTTTATCCGCCCATCTGTGCAATGGTATGCATGTGAAGAGCCTTCAGATACAGAAAAGCAAAGTAAGATGAGATTTAAGGGAGCGGAGAGAGACAAGTTTGGTGTTTGGCATGTCTGTTACTCAATGCATTCATCCAAAGAAGAGTTGGAATGGGCTTTGCAACTTCTCCAACCCAAGCGGGTCATCTCTACAACTCCCCCTTGCAGGGCTATGGAGCTTGATTATGTCAGAAATCACTGTTTCAACAATGAAGTAACAGCTGATGATCCTATATGGAAATTACTGAACATTAATACCAAAGAGTCTTCTTTGTCGCGAGCTTCTGCAATTTCAGATGTTTCACTGAATGTTATCGCTACTTcttcaaaggtggggtccacaccttgtTCTGCAGAGTGCAACCAGTCACCCCCAGCAAAATCCACAAACAATGTCAGGTTATGCTTGAATTTGTCTCCTGTATCCAACAGAAGACCCATTACATTGTTTGGAAGAGCAAGACTCGGCCTTCAAGATTTTAACATGTTGCAAGAAGGGAAGAATAGTGGGTCCATTGACACTTATCTTTCACAGATTGCTACGAATAAGACAGTGGAAGAATTATCATCCGTTAAGGAGGATACTGTTACTGAATTGCAGTTTGAGAAATCAAGAGATATTACGTCGTTGGGGAGGGCGAATCCTGGTCCTCAAGATTTCAACCCATTGCATGAAGAGAATAGAACTGTATCTGATATTTCATGGGCCGTGTCCAATAAAACAGTGGAGGGATTATCATCCTCTCAAAAGGAGAGCAGTACTGAAGCATTGTATGAGGAATCAAAAGAtggtagggagatgggtgtcGTGAAGAGTACTTCTGGCATGGTGTCATCATGGAGTTTCAATTCAAGCTTAAGGAAGCTTTACAGGATGATGAATGTCCCAGTGCCTCGGCCTCTTCCCTCGTTGGTGGAACTTATGGGACCCAGTAAACGAGCCAAGATAAGCTCCATGAAAGAGAGGGAACTTCAGTTGTAG
- the LOC131242614 gene encoding uncharacterized protein LOC131242614 isoform X3, whose protein sequence is MFLFEGSFGNILHTGDCRLTADCLQNLPMKYISKKGRETKGSLDYLFLDCTFASCSLHFPSNYSAIRQVINCIWKHPNAPVVYLACDLLGQEDILVEISRTFGSKIYVDETKNAECFHALTLTAPHILSPDASSRFQIFEGFPKLYERAEAKFKEAWSNLQPEPLFIRPSVQWYACEEPSDTEKQSKMRFKGAERDKFGVWHVCYSMHSSKEELEWALQLLQPKRVISTTPPCRAMELDYVRNHCFNNEVTADDPIWKLLNINTKESSLSRASAISDVSLNVIATSSKVGSTPCSAECNQSPPAKSTNNVRLCLNLSPVSNRRPITLFGRARLGLQDFNMLQEGKNSGSIDTYLSQIATNKTVEELSSVKEDTVTELQFEKSRDITSLGRANPGPQDFNPLHEENRTVSDISWAVSNKTVEGLSSSQKESSTEALYEESKDGREMGVVKSTSGMVSSWSFNSSLRKLYRMMNVPVPRPLPSLVELMGPSKRAKISSMKERELQL, encoded by the exons ATGTTCTTGTTTGAAGGCAGCTTTGGCAATATTCTGCATACAGGAGATTGCAGGCTCACTGCCGACTGCCTGCAAAATTTACCTATGAAATACATATCCAAGAAAGGAAGAGAGACTAAGGGTTCCCTTGACTACCTATTCCTGGACTGCACGTTTGCCAGCTGCTCTCTACATTTCCCAAGCAATTATTCAGCAATCCGACAG GTGATCAATTGCATATGGAAGCACCCAAATGCCCCGGTTGTGTATCTGGCCTGTGATCTTCTTGGCCAGGAAGACATACTTGTGGAAATATCTAGAACATTCGGATccaagatatatgttgatgagaCCAAAAATGCCGAATGCTTCCATGCTCTTACACTCACAGCTCCACACATTCTGTCCCCAGATGCATCTTCTCGTTTCCAG ATATTTGAAGGATTTCCCAAACTTTATGAAAGAGCAGAAGCAAAATTTAAAGAGGCTTGGTCAAATCTTCAACCAGAGCCCCTCTTTATCCGCCCATCTGTGCAATGGTATGCATGTGAAGAGCCTTCAGATACAGAAAAGCAAAGTAAGATGAGATTTAAGGGAGCGGAGAGAGACAAGTTTGGTGTTTGGCATGTCTGTTACTCAATGCATTCATCCAAAGAAGAGTTGGAATGGGCTTTGCAACTTCTCCAACCCAAGCGGGTCATCTCTACAACTCCCCCTTGCAGGGCTATGGAGCTTGATTATGTCAGAAATCACTGTTTCAACAATGAAGTAACAGCTGATGATCCTATATGGAAATTACTGAACATTAATACCAAAGAGTCTTCTTTGTCGCGAGCTTCTGCAATTTCAGATGTTTCACTGAATGTTATCGCTACTTcttcaaaggtggggtccacaccttgtTCTGCAGAGTGCAACCAGTCACCCCCAGCAAAATCCACAAACAATGTCAGGTTATGCTTGAATTTGTCTCCTGTATCCAACAGAAGACCCATTACATTGTTTGGAAGAGCAAGACTCGGCCTTCAAGATTTTAACATGTTGCAAGAAGGGAAGAATAGTGGGTCCATTGACACTTATCTTTCACAGATTGCTACGAATAAGACAGTGGAAGAATTATCATCCGTTAAGGAGGATACTGTTACTGAATTGCAGTTTGAGAAATCAAGAGATATTACGTCGTTGGGGAGGGCGAATCCTGGTCCTCAAGATTTCAACCCATTGCATGAAGAGAATAGAACTGTATCTGATATTTCATGGGCCGTGTCCAATAAAACAGTGGAGGGATTATCATCCTCTCAAAAGGAGAGCAGTACTGAAGCATTGTATGAGGAATCAAAAGAtggtagggagatgggtgtcGTGAAGAGTACTTCTGGCATGGTGTCATCATGGAGTTTCAATTCAAGCTTAAGGAAGCTTTACAGGATGATGAATGTCCCAGTGCCTCGGCCTCTTCCCTCGTTGGTGGAACTTATGGGACCCAGTAAACGAGCCAAGATAAGCTCCATGAAAGAGAGGGAACTTCAGTTGTAG